A genome region from Triticum aestivum cultivar Chinese Spring chromosome 2B, IWGSC CS RefSeq v2.1, whole genome shotgun sequence includes the following:
- the LOC123043263 gene encoding uncharacterized protein: protein MSSELPPPAAAAPAAKPPSIPSTATTTTTTLATAGDGTTTISSLGQDQLLEIFLRLPSLPALVRAALTCRSWLGAVRSSRPFRRLFRALHPAPPLGIFLEVDDSTAPSFAPLRRSDPDVIAALRRGDFFLTSLPLGDVAPRGWTVTDCRHGYILLWNTFRAVAAVNPMTWEVDTIPVPDDVVDGGTSEFAFLSFLLLSSEENPRSFGVVCVCADVSRVRAAVFSSGTRDWVIHPWAEIGREYGLMYGANTLVDGSVYCPFYEGRSVIKINTATMDFSSLDLPSRVIDYGQADFIVGDTKDGELCMLYASDDFYLHAWIRGVDGDGIGIWVPQLILSLSAEIDRTSGESEGKLRVVQARSGCVYLYLTCITPAGTQRSWLFYHSLGTTEIELLINGTFDDYAYPYIMAWPPCLIGDDGATGHEVEGSH, encoded by the coding sequence ATGAGCAGCGAgctgccgccgccggcggcggctgcGCCAGCAGCCAAACCTCCGTCGATCCCCtccacggccaccaccaccaccaccaccctcgcCACCGCCGGCGACGGAACCACAACCATATCCTCGCTGGGCCAAGACCAGCTCCTGGAGATCTTCCTCCGGCTGCCCAGCCTGCCAGCCCTCGTCCGCGCCGCGCTCACCTGCCGCTCCTGGCTCGGCGCCGTCCGCTCCTCCCGGCCCTTCCGCCGCCTCTTCCGCGCCCTCCACCCGGCGCCCCCCCTCGGGATCTTCCTCGAGGTCGACGACAGCACCGCCCCCTCCTTCGCCCCCTTGCGCCGCTCAGATCCGGACGtcatcgccgccctccgccgcggcgacttcttcctcacctccctccCGCTGGGCGACGTCGCGCCCAGGGGCTGGACCGTCACGGACTGCCGCCACGGCTACATCCTCTTGTGGAACACCTTCCGGGCCGTGGCCGCGGTGAACCCCATGACCTGGGAGGTGGACACCATCCCGGTGCCCGACGACGTCGTGGACGGGGGTACCAGCGAATTCGCCTTCCTTAGCTTCCTATTGCTGTCTTCCGAGGAGAACCCTAGGTCGTTCGGCGTGGTCTGCGTCTGCGCCGACGTGTCTAGGGTTCGCGCCGCCGTCTTCTCGTCGGGGACGAGGGATTGGGTCATCCACCCATGGGCGGAAATCGGCCGTGAGTATGGCCTAATGTACGGTGCTAACACGCTGGTGGATGGCTCCGTTTACTGCCCTTTCTATGAGGGAAGAAGTGTGATTAAGATAAACACAGCCACCATGGATTTCTCCTCTCTGGATCTACCCTCGCGGGTAATTGATTACGGACAGGCGGATTTCATCGTTGGGGACACTAAGGATGGAGAGCTCTGCATGCTATATGCATCTGATGATTTTTACCTCCATGCTTGGATCCGTGGTGTGGACGGTGATGGAATTGGGATTTGGGTGCCGCAGCTCATACTCTCATTGAGCGCAGAGATTGACCGGACGAGTGGGGAATCGGAGGGCAAACTCAGAGTTGTGCAAGCTAGGTCTGGATGCGTGTACTTGTACTTGACATGCATAACCCCTGCTGGCACACAACGCAGCTGGTTATTCTACCATTCATTGGGGACCACGGAGATTGAGTTACTGATCAATGGGACATTTGATGACTATGCCTATCCGTATATTATGGCCTGGCCTCCTTGTTTGATTGGTGATGATGGGGCCACTGGGCATGAAGTTGAAGGTTCTCACTAA
- the LOC123040131 gene encoding basic blue protein-like: protein MARGTMVPTLLVLLLAIFCAITVVHSKEWNVGRQDGWFFSISNWGDDKPIKVGDVLVFKYKAIAHNVVQVSEEDYNACTVSRPSPAYRSGNDHIKVTSSGRFFFICYVKTPLHCESGMKIAITVQ from the exons ATGGCACGAGGAACCATGGTACCCACCCTTCTGGTGCTGCTTCTGGCTATTTTCTGCGCGATCACCGTCGTCCACAGCAAGGAATGGAACGTCGGTCGCCAGGACGGATGGTTCTTCAGCATCTCCAATTGGGGGGACGACAAGCCAATCAAGGTCGGCGATGTGCTTG TGTTCAAGTACAAGGCAATTGCGCACAACGTGGTGCAGGTCTCAGAAGAAGACTACAACGCATGCACGGTCTCTCGCCCGTCGCCGGCCTACCGCTCCGGCAATGACCACATTAAGGTCACCAGCAGTGGCAGATTCTTCTTCATATGTTATGTGAAAACTCCTTTACACTGTGAGAGTGGCATGAAGATAGCCATCACTGTCCAATAG